The Zeugodacus cucurbitae isolate PBARC_wt_2022May chromosome 4, idZeuCucr1.2, whole genome shotgun sequence genome includes the window TACGCCGCCGCCGTACAGACGGCGGTCATTAgtgaattacaaaaaatttgccaacgctgcttttgtttttgtaatgtttaaAGTTGCATGCTAGAgaaaattttaatcattttggCTTTATGCTAACGAAAACAGAGATAAAGTTGTATTGTAATAAAGTTGTTatgcgaaatttttatttggtgCGGAATATATTAAACAGATGCCAACTGCTTATGCATTTCTCTGCTCTTTGTACATTCGTTACAATACACATTTAATCAAAAGAGATAGCCGCTtagtaatttatgtaaatacaataaattagcgCAACACCTTCTGTTTTGCGGTTCGAAAAATGCAAATGATGAATAATGAGTTAGGAAGCACTAGctcttatttgcatatatttgcatttgtatgcaCTTTTATACTCGTCGTAATATACAAGTCGTCTTCTTCATTAAACACaggaatttaaaatcaattagaAAGGGAATTTATGAATTGGCGTTTTgctttttaaaaacaaacactTTTTTGTGTATAAACACATGCGCATTCATACACTGGTACGCTAGtgcggaaataaaaaaaatattcgtaaatAATTAGAATTCTTCAAACATTTTCTTTCGGCTAAAAATAACAACCACACTTCTACTGTTGGCATATCAAAATGCAATTTGTTTAATTCACACGTAATTAGTGCGGTAATAACCGCATTGTTCcagtaaaatatttacacatacgcCATACGCCCATATATTTGCCAAATTACTggcatttttcattcatttaatttgtactgtttgattttataaacaattgcTGGCACGTATGTACGTACTATAATTTAGAAGAGCCTCAGGTTACTTCATACATAGTATCCGGAGTAACACACTTATCGATAACTACTTATCGATTAACTACATTTTATGGTCACACAAAATATTTCGagtttttttcataattctttCCATAAAGGTCAGTTTTTTTctcgtcaatttttttttcgaatatgaaAAGCCATCTGACGAGCTTACGATTTGATTCTTTATTCATCCGATGATGGTTTAGAATTGAGATCATGTGAGAAATGTCTTGCAATTTGGATTATTATATGTAAATGGCAGCACCTACGAATTTTAACATCCAAAGCTATTTTCTAAAATTggtaattgaagattttagattTCATCACTTTAATAACCctgcattttattatatgtacatattcgaaTTTCGTGAAAGATATAAGgaacaaatatttcaatcacAAAGAGTCTCTTGAGTGTGGGCTCACAATTGGATCGGTTGTAAGATGAAATACTCGTATAACTGAATCCATATCTATTTTTAAGCTGCTGACgagcaaatcaaatattttttttataatatctgaTAAAGCTGCATTTCCATAGCTGTACAACACTCCGCTGGGTATTGAAAAAACTTACTTTTTcaaggagattgagtcataagtaaaaattcTTCGATTATCGAAGTTAGCCTCTAAATTtcaatagaatagaatagaataggaATAgctacaattttcaaattttatattcggCAAGATAAACGATAGCGATTTTGAATCCatcttaaatttttgtttaaaaaacatttataaaaatgtacgtatttataaaaaaaataaaaataatatcgtTATATAATACTAAGCATATATTAACAAATAGTTAAGCATGTGTTGCCaagatttgtgaaattttccgcTGTCGTTGAGggcatttaagattttataagtTAGTGAATCGGAAAAAGAACGTCCCAAGACAGGCAGCGAAGCTgtggttggtgttgttgttttcgaaaCTCAAGAAGGTGTTTAGaaacaaaataagaaatagCATCGTGCATTTatgctgaaaaaaaaacattttctgttAAAACAAGATGTTTGTTTACAAATCATTTCACCGTAGTTACATGAGTACCATGCATCCTATAAATCCTGGTATTCCAAAATTTTGGCCAAAACGACGTTGGCGTTGCGCTTTTTTGAAATCGACTTCAGACATTTGAAGCCTAATCTGtttcggaaaaaaaatattttcttaaacattAATCACTTCggataaaattttggaaattgtgCTTCAACCTATAGCAATATCAGTATACTTTCTAAGTGAACGGTGATATTAACCTTCAGCGAAAAACCAAAGACTTGCcaccaatttcattaaattaactaTGGAGATTTTCTTCCCAAATGCATACTGGTAATGCTGTCAcaaagaaatcagctgtttcgaattgaaattcgaaaatcaaatgaaatcgtaCGATTTGCAGAACACCTAAAACAAACGTACGAATGTAATTTCGGATCCGAATCGAAATCGCGCGATTTCCAGAACATGCCTGTATgaaggcaaatatttcgatttagaaagttaacttcgaaaaacgcAGAAGATATGTACTTCTTGTAATTATGGCTCAATCTCccgcaaaatttatatttggtctcatacccagaaaaaaagtcgattttgtggTATGTTGttagaaataagaaaaacattCTCATTggcaaatattatgtaaaatatcaACATCAGGTCAATGACATAAATATTGTTAGAAATCacatatattcaataaatatacatatgtatgtacattagggtggcccttattttccaaagtattccgattctcgatcgcaccccctagaaatatgcgaatagcccaaaaggGCCATTTTTAtttctcagacttccatatttcaaagccacactatcccttactggttttccataccgtaataagataataagaataacattagaaccgttataacggtatatcacgagcatgcgacgcttgagaatgcacgtgcaacacatttaatttactttcatatttgtatttctgtaactctatcatcaatcgaccgatttttaagattgtggtaattttggaaaggtaataaaatgcagatcttattccggtatggaaaccagatagtgtggctttgaaatttggaagtctgagacataaaaatggcaaaaattcttaatttttcaggatttcaagcttcttgcgcaacctctaaaccttttttgattgacccaaaactttgtatatactagtttttgggctattcgcatatttctaggtggtgcgatcgagaatccagaaacttttcttatcctccatacaactaagggccaccctaatgcacATATATAAGCTATATATagcagatacatatacatatgtataattacaCGTGTATGATTTTGTTCCAAAGACTTCCCCGAACATAttcagtttttgtttacattttataattaaatatggtAATTATTATGTCTGTTTTAGAGAGtaaaaatgattaattaaaaatcatgATCAGAGAAATTTAATGGAACTCTGTTTTTACTACAACAGATGTTTtcatgcatttgtatatatacatacatacatacaggttATAAAGGGGTATGCAATTTTCGCTCATTAACAATATAGTAAATATTGGAATTACAGTTACTTCGAGGAAAGTAACTTCACAAGCTGAGAAATCATGTCCAAATCTAAGGGCTCTTATAAGgtttatatgtatctatgtacgtACAAAGAAGAAAGACATTTCCCTATCCTATTCCGGGAGAGATTTCCTTAGTCGGTTTCTATTGGAGCGACTCAATATTTGATATGCTAGCACTAATAAATATCAGTTCACTTGAAACACCCTGTGTTTAACCAAAAGCACttgtttattacaaatttttcagCGGATGTAAACACATTTGCGGTACTTTTCTACTGAAAACGAGTCATATCGAACCAGGAACTAAATTATCATTTTAATTGAAGTCATATGGTTGAATGGaattatatcacatttatatTTGGAGCTCTTATAATCTTGATATGACGTAATATTGGTCAATGGATATGTTTAAAATCACACTCAGGTTCAAatgaaattagtaattttatacATACGCGCGCAGCAAGTTGCACTATGCTCAGAATGACGAAACTAATTGACTCCGATTGAAATACAATACTGGCATACTGTAgtccgatatatgtacatagatgccaaataaaaatgaaataactcTAGTcctcaatatattaattttcgatCATTATGTTGACTTCATATACACGGTATCCACCAATATGTgtaacattttaatgaaattaagtgaaatcATTCCAGAGCTTGGTCTATaccgattttaaaatttccccCTATTAGGGTCGTCATTATCTGATCAGAACCAAAGAAATGTTTTGTTTATATCGGAGATTGTCAATACACAGCTAAAGGCAATAATAAGCATCATCCAATCAAGTCGGCGTAAAACTTCATATAGCCGAAGAAGCCTTAGTAACGCAGTAAATATACATCACTTGAAAtgagttttgtaaaaaaaaccttTAAATATGCGAATACTTTTTCTATGACCGTCATCTGATAACGGGAgctcacatatatatgtacgtatatacagCTGTTGTCAGCTAATTAGCAACGACACtcagaataatataaataatctttttatactaaaacccgtttttttgttaattttatttaaacttatgGACAATTGAAACacaattcgaaaataaattattcaaattcttgtttcaatatttattttttacaaaaacctataaagtctACGATTTCAGTGGGACTTCTTATTAGAAACGAAGATATATTCTCAGTTAAAGTTAACGATAATGGAATAATGCATTTACTTTTGGTTAGCATTTGGTTGGATAACCTTTATGCCTAATGATTTGTTCCCTTTTGTTCTAGTCTGTTCAAGTAAGAAGCAAATGATGCCCAAGACTAAACAATGATGGAATTTCCATTGAAACATACCTTCGGCTATCAGGGCCTTTGTGGTTAATTGCACCAAATTATACGCTTCCATTGATTTGTAGTACAAGACCAATGGGACTTTGCAAAGAGTAAGCATCGTTTTTGGTGAATCATATATACAAGGGGTGACCTGCGTGTTTCTCTATCAAGAATTTGTACTAAGTAACGTTTGTACTATGTTCGAAAATATTAACAGTATTTCAatagctgacgttgagcaacaccaaaagctccgtcagaatcgggaaggacctctccgagccgttcgataccaaacgaggcttcagacagggtgactcactattgtgtgacttcttcaatctattgctggaaaaaataatacgagctgcagaactaaatagagagggtacaatcttctacaagagtgtacagctcctggcgtatgccgatgatattgatatcatcggaagcaacaaccgcgccgtttgttctgcgttttccagactagataaagaagcgaagcgtatgggtctggtggtgaatgaggacaagacgaaatatctcctgtcatcaaacaaacagtcagcgcactcgcgtcttgcctcccacgtcactgttgacagtcatacctttgaagtagtagatagcttcgtctacttgggaaccagcgttaacaacaccaacaatgtcagccttgaaatccaacttgcaattgcaaagtaaagtcctctctcgacgaaccaaaatcaaactctataagtcgctcattattcccgtcctgatgtatggcgctgaagcgtggacgatgacaacatccgatgagacgactcttggggttttcgagagaaaggttttgcgcaagatttatggttccctaaacattggcaatggcgaataccgcagacgatggaacgattgctgtacgatttatacgacgacattgacatagttcagcgaataaaaagacagcggctacgctggctaggtcatgttgtacggatggaagaaaacactccagctctgaaagtattcgatgcagtacccgctggaggaagccgcggaagaggacgacctccccTCCGGAGGAAataccaagtgcaaagtgacctggcttcacttggtgtttccagttggcgccaaaaagcaaaaaggaggaatgagtggcgcgctctggtggattcggctataatcgcttaaagcggttcctacgccaaatatatatgtatatatatatatatatattcaattgcaCAGCTACCAAATTGTCACACTAACTAGTAAATTTAGTAAGAGACTTAATGCAACAATTTAAGCAaagaaaataacggtaaatgtaAGAATTAtaatagctgccatcgattggtcactttctctgctcgctatttTTGGGCGCTGcttgcctgtcaaaaattttacatgtgaaagcaacaacaaagttatctagttgaattcgtgcaggagagtatgcgaatacctcattaaaaattctgtcgccgcttgctgagtgctaccaagttttgttttacacattttagaaccattttactaatGTGAACGGCTGAAAGGGCAAATTTctgtcaaaataaaaaaaaaattgttatacacaaatttgaaattgaaaatggcaggcgaagataaatcatagtatttttgtattgaatttattgaataaaaactttaataaaaattaaatttgttgcagaaaatgtaagacatggacggtggtggttcgatttcagtgctgccagttcttATGCAAATTTGGagagtttgttcgattggcttgtctatagcagttagccaatcgatgacagctattattATTCTCATCAAGCGGCTTTCAAAATTAAGTGTTGCTAATTACCTGACAAcagctgtatatgtatgtatgtatatgtacacgtCTGTAAATAAGCATGCACTCGAAAACTAAATGCACCGTCATAAAGCGCAAACAGaggaattaaaacaaataacacGCGCACAAATGATTATCAAAAAAACACCGTTACAATGTGGTAAATCACACAATTATCATTCCAGCATTATCAGTtgtcaataaatatgaattttaatttaaatagtaCTAATAAATTAACAGCGCTTATGTACTCACCAAATCGGCACCACACGCCCGCCGGCGCCCTCGACAAATTTCACATATGACGCGGCTATGTAGCTGGTGTAGTCCCTATCGGGGTAATGACGTAGCACAAAGTTGGACACTTCCTGCGTGAGGATACCGATGATCGGGCGCGTATACTCCGCATTGACAttaaccgttatgtcatcgttAACGTCGAAGTACCTGTTGACGAACTGACGACCGCCACTGCGTGCCGCCGAGCCATTAATCGTAGCTAAAATCGAAAGTGTGACCAAAACTGTTGCCGCCACGACGCTGGGCGACGAATTGGCGTCGCTAATGAGCGCACTTAAACGCATTGCTGAGCCGCCAAGTTAATTGCGCGGGCGTAAAATGGTGAATAGTGAGCGTTGGCTGTGTCGCACCTATGTTTGTGTGTACGGATGTATGgcgtgaaatttttaatttctaatcaCTTTTCTGCACTTGCGAAAACGGCTTCTGTGGGAGCACACCTTCAGCGTACGACTGTGACAGCGAATAGcggatttttgaatatttacagGTAAGCAGCGTTGACTAGCGCGCGAtagcgtatgtacatatgtatgtatgtacgtgtgttgGTTGAAGTGGAGGTGCAGCGACGGAGCGGCTGGGCTAAGCACTTGAATTCATACACACTTCCAGCGCGCTGTGCCATACATGCCAatcaagttttaatttttaattgggcGCAATGTTTTGATTAACGAATTGTGTGCGTTGTGTGCaaagtgtgcatgtgtgtgtgtgtgggcataTGGagaagagcaaaaaatattaaactgatATAaacaatcaaaatcaaaatcaaatcagAGAAATAATATCGATGGTGTTGAATGAAGTGTTTGTGTAGTACGCAAatatttacgtacatatgtatgtgtatgtacatttgtaaataGCAGATAGCAAAAAAGGAGGGAAATATGAAACATAAATTACGGTTATAATAAACACATTACTGGATGTTTATTTGCCATCAGAAAATTTCACGCCGTTTAACTTttgtgcacatacatacatatttacgtttTCTGTATACTTGTATTTAACTACTTATTGGCACATTGatttgttttagaaaatttatgaaaataataaatctatatttcataacttaattaattaattcgtatgtatgtatttatttgacaCTATTCAAATACTAAGACTCATAATAATAAAGctgatataattaataaaacaaacttAGCGCAGCCAGCTACAGTGTAGTGTGTTAAAGAACAAGTTATTAAATTATGCTTAGTTCACCTTTTCAGCAAACGGGGAAGTACGCGTCGCTGAAACGttctttacacatttttattttaatagcatAACTAAAGGTAACTTGTGAAGGAAAGTACAGTGAAACCTCTCTTTGACGGAAACTCACCGTCGAGCGGTGTTTGTCCGCCTGAGAGAGGAAAAAATGTTCACTCATGAGAGGTGTCCATTAGAAGAGGTTTCCGTGTATATCATTTGTGCGTTGTGAAGCTCGTTTCATATGCATGGATTCAAGTTACAACTTTGCTGAATACCGAACACCGACGTTCTGCTGTTTCTTTCTTCGGCTTTGAAATCATAATAATCACAAGAGCTTATTcactgaaattttatttttattgtaaatattatttacgaacgtttttatttttaatttatgttctctaataacaaacaataaatttttttttctgtttctgcTATACAAAATCTTCTGATAACATCTGTCAGCCGTTCCGAACCGACTTAGAAACTTCTTCAATCTTTTATTTACACCAAAACGCCTAGGAAaagtagttatatatgtatgtatgcaaaatttcttcggaataatttctgaaatgtcTTCCGTATTGTTGAACAAAATATTCGTAAATCTTACTGCACTTGCAAGATAATATAAGATTGATTTATAGAAGTATTTGGTCTGAGAaagatataattatatacatacagtatgtCAACTAATTGATCACACCTGGGtaacagaaaaatatatttgattgcaacatttttatttataatgagaatccaataatatttcatatacaaaacTATTAAAGTTAATGAATTAAAACTGACACATTTTTTTCAAGCACTTGTTTCAATTCGAAGAATTGTTGAAAATGTCTCCGCTGGACATTTGATCACTTGGTTGGCATTAACGATTTgtttactaaatatttactatgacTCCCTTTTGGTTTGATTACTACCTCAATTCGTTTAGGTATAGACTCGACCacatttatgaataaatctcCACTAATTTTTTCTAGGAATTTGGAGTCTTTTGCCATAAATCGTTAAGATTCTGACACTCACCCGGCTTATCAAAAATCGCACGCTTGACCTCAACCCAAACATCTTCAATTGGGGCGAGGTCTGGCTATTGACGGCGAGGTCTGGCTATACTCATACTAATACGTCTTTCTAATGTCACATACAAAATTGGCTTTCGTCCAGGAGTGTTTTTGTGCATAAAGTTCTCATTGATTGTCCTATTGAAATCACGCCCTCAGGAACACCAACGAGTCTTATAATTTCTCTATGCATTGTGTTTAAATCAATAaacctttaaatatttttcattattgttgtattttgttttttcatctATAGTAAAGCCAAATTTAAGGAAATAACAAAGAACAAGAATAGAAAATACTCACATTTTACTAAAAACTTGAATCTTCCCATTCCGAttcaaaagtttattttaacaaagaaaaaacaaaatatattgaattttgaaaagtatgtgatcaaatatatttttttagctcATCTATTATATcatcatatttatataaaaaaaatttactgacTTAGAACCTCTTCCGGTGGTAGACGCTCAATAAGAAAAAACTTAAACGTATTATGGTAACttcctaaaaattatttaatcatAAGGTCTATATTCGTACACCCTTTAAATTAATATAGTAAACTCGAATCCAATTAAATTCTACATTCACGATTTTACACAACATACAACgtaggtatgtacatattcacATACATTAAAAAATGCACTAAACATCATTCACTTAAAATCGAATCCATATGGGTTTCTCTCCTCGTTCTTCACTAAATGTATAACGTTAAAGGTTCCCTAGAACCTACAACCTACAAGACCATCCGCCTTTTTAAACAAACTGttttctgaaaatattgttAGATGACATGTAAAATTTCTTCGCTTTCTTACCAATAAAGAAAGTAGACTAGCCGCAGCAATAGTAACCAAGTTATGCTTCTTTTTAACACATCAAAAAACAGCTTTTCTATGAAAAATCTATTTCATACAGGAAGTATATCAGAAATTTAAAACGCCGGAAACAACATTTATACCCAACATTGTCTAAGTGCATATAATGTACACACTAAACGTAGgcacatattatacatatattaatctATTCACGGCCAATTAAATAGTTTTACTACTAGTACTCATTATGAAGACCAAATAAtagttaattaatataatttagtttAGTTAAATACCGTTTTCTATAAATCTGCAAAATATGTTTTCCACACTTGATGGCAACTCTAATGGTATTATAGTAAATTCAATAACAAGTatgaattttcaagttttataaaacaatacacTTGTTTGAGAGCAGTATCTTTATTGTCCCTCCACTTTATTGGAAACGCGTTAGTTATCAGATTTTccgatattaaatttaaaataataaaacacaagattatgcatttattttcacCGAGTATGAAACACTTTCAAGCAATACGAATTCAGTCACGTCAATGCCTCTGTTGTTTTGCCAACTGATTTGAACAGCTGATGACAGCcatataattgtttttgtacattATACTTTACGCTTTCTATCTTCACAGTTTGTGTTTACCTAATGcacatgtatttaaatacaatagCTGCCGACATCAcaactcaaaatatttacaagcaGATTTATTGATAACAATAAATGACAGCAGTTTAAATTAACACAACATCCCAGATAAGACAATGAATTCTGAAACAGAAGCACAGTACATGTCCATTACTGttcctttttttttgaattaaaaacactttaccctttataatatataacgtgtatttattatttgcgaatTAACGAAGAAAACAGccaataagaatatttaaaagaacACCGGTTGATTAGTAAAACGCAAACGGCTTAACCACCCATCATTTTCTGGAGTTTATTCTTGATACTCCTCTGAACACTAAGCAAATACTTCATTTTGACTAGCAAAGACTTGGCTTCAGACAGCACATTTGACTCAAATTTAATGCTTAACTCTTTCACAGCTTCGTTTAGTTGTTGCACAATGCCTTCATTTAGACGCTGCAAATCTTCACTGGACTTCGCGTCAACTACTTCCTCGTTGATCTCCATCATTTCCATCAGAAATTCCTTATTTAATGCACTGTTATCCTGCGGCATTTGCTCGCCTTGCAACTTCAATAAATATTGACCGCGCTCTATTGGAGCAGACAGTGTTTTATAGGCTTTATTTATTAGAGCACTCCAGTCCGCGGAGTTATTCTGCTCTCTCGATGTTCTATATCAGACAAAGCAATTGTTAATATAATAAGAATATCAGGTTTATAGTCAATATATTCACCTGTTGCTGAATTTATCCGGATGCACCAGTGTTTGAAGTTGCCGGAATCGTCGCGTTAATTCTTGCTGTTCCAAGGAAAATTGGTTTGGCAAATTCAGCAAATGAAAGTAGTtctgaaaaattacaaatataaaattagcaaCGAAGGTTGCATAAAATAGATTTGTTATTACAATTTCCATGTCTACGTCTTGTAAAAAGCCACATGACAAGCACAACATATGATTTTTACGTCCTTTTCCTTTGCAGTTCCAGCAGACCTCTTCAGCCAATGTGCTAGATGTCGGGACATATTTACGGACTTGCTGTGTGCCAACGTACTTCGAAGTATTAAATGTGATAGATTTAGTAGATCTAATCAGAGCTTCCTTATTTTCCTCTATAGACTTTGGGACCACGCAAAAACTAGCTAAACTTGGAAAACGTGCGCCATCCACATTATTGTTCAGCTCCAAACGAATTGTATGCAAACATCTCGATAAACGCCGCATTTTTATTACCGGGCAGTTGctcttaaatatgaatattgtaTTTCCTTTTCAAAAGTGATCCGCAACTCATTTCTATTTACAATCCATACAAAAACTTCTTATCTAATTCACGTAATTAGCGCCACTATCGGGAAATAAAGAACTAGGAatcaaaacaaaccaaaattaaatgacatttcatcatttaaACAACGCACGTTGCCACAGAGaaataaattcttaatataCCTTTTCCCGACCCATTAGGACATTTAAAAGGCAACACCTTATTTCTCA containing:
- the LOC105214913 gene encoding iron-sulfur cluster co-chaperone protein HscB; this translates as MRRLSRCLHTIRLELNNNVDGARFPSLASFCVVPKSIEENKEALIRSTKSITFNTSKYVGTQQVRKYVPTSSTLAEEVCWNCKGKGRKNHMLCLSCGFLQDVDMEINYFHLLNLPNQFSLEQQELTRRFRQLQTLVHPDKFSNRTSREQNNSADWSALINKAYKTLSAPIERGQYLLKLQGEQMPQDNSALNKEFLMEMMEINEEVVDAKSSEDLQRLNEGIVQQLNEAVKELSIKFESNVLSEAKSLLVKMKYLLSVQRSIKNKLQKMMGG